The Rhododendron vialii isolate Sample 1 chromosome 5a, ASM3025357v1 genome contains a region encoding:
- the LOC131328040 gene encoding transcription factor GTE2-like → MVSAVLGSGRRSSWGQSVGGFMGKKLPHPNHPNPNPSSTPKNKKFRSLGDRSTSLAQALDDEHSFNQTPVESRDFSEFNHDQYNTFDIGSSTRNELIELKKRLVDELEEVRRLKDDIDNGKFHSKLVPEKRKKVSGNKRPIEKLVNRPLERDLKGLLSETTIGDRADGFVVGGGEIVELMKMCRGVLAKLMKLKNSWIFKDPVDAVALGLHDYHEIVKKPMDLGTVRSNCAKNVYSSPEEFAADVRLTFENAMLYNPKGDEVHKMAEELIDRFNVLYRPIGEKFESMIKPRDGGLSDGLQEEGNSWNQVLKPERKKKPKLDSIQNLEKKYDSPVLKSPIQEPRAKPGGGGGGGNRGKLPKPKAKDPNKREMSMEEKERLGVGLQNLPQEKMPQLVQIIRKKNAHMAPEGDEIELDIEAIDTETLWELDRFVTNWKKMASKNKRQALMANTSAAASGEDNVLLVSEKADAVEKGEGGEEEVGIDDELPMTSFPPVEIEKDNGGHVDMGLPATRSSSSSGSDSSSDSDSGSSSGSDSDADDAQSRGLESKKFSETSGELESRAFSQTGGV, encoded by the exons ATGGTCTCCGCCGTCTTAGGCAGCGGCCGCAGATCGAGCTGGGGCCAATCCGTTGGGGGATTCATGGGGAAAAAACTCCCCCACCCCAACcatccaaaccctaaccctagttcCACCCCGAAGAACAAGAAATTCCGTTCCCTAGGAGATCGATCGACGTCCTTAGCCCAGGCCTTAGACGATGAGCACTCGTTCAACCAGACGCCGGTGGAATCGCGTGACTTTTCTGAGTTCAATCACGACCAGTACAACACCTTCGACATCGGTTCGTCCACGAGGAACGAGCTGATCGAGCTGAAGAAGCGGCTGGTTGATGAACTCGAAGAGGTACGGAGGTTAAAGGATGATATAGACAATGGAAAATTCCACTCGAAATTAGTACCGGAAAAACGCAAGAAGGTTTCGGGAAACAAGAGGCCGATTGAGAAACTAGTCAACCGGCCTCTTGAGAGAGATTTAAAGGGGTTATTGTCCGAAACGACTATTGGTGATCGAGCTGATGGATttgttgttggtggtggtgagaTTGTGGAGTTGATGAAGATGTGCAGGGGAGTGCTGGCGAAACTGATGAAGTTGAAGAACAGCTGGATTTTCAAGGATCCGGTGGATGCTGTTGCTTTGGGGCTTCATGATTACCATGAAATAGTCAAGAAACCGATGGATCTCGGGACAGTGAGGTCGAATTGCGCGAAGAACGTGTATTCTTCGCCGGAGGAATTCGCGGCGGATGTGAGGTTGACGTTTGAGAATGCGATGCTGTATAATCCGAAGGGGGACGAGGTGCATAAGATGGCCGAGGAGCTTATTGATCGGTTCAATGTTTTGTATAGACCTATAGGGGAGAAGTTTGAGAGTATGATCAAGCCACGCGATGGTGGTTTGAGTGATGGATTACAGGAGGAGGGGAACTCGTGGAATCAAGTTCTTAAACCTGAGCggaaaaagaaaccaaaattgGATTCGATACAGAATTTGGAGAAGAAATACGATTCGCCAGTGTTGAAATCCCCTATCCAGGAGCCTCGTGCGAAGccagggggagggggagggggagggaaCCGGGGGAAGTTACCAAAGCCAAAGGCGAAGGATCCGAACAAGAGAGAGATGAGcatggaagagaaagagaggctGGGTGTTGGGTTGCAAAATTTGCCGCAGGAAAAGATGCCGCAGTTAGTGCAGATTATAAGGAAGAAGAATGCCCATATGGCTCCTGAAGGGGATGAAATCGAGCTCGACATTGAGGCTATTGATACAGAGACACTTTGGGAGCTCGATCGGTTTGTGACGAATTGGAAGAAAATGGCCAGTAAGAATAAGAGACAAGCACTCATGGCTAACACTTCTGCTGCAGCCTCCGGCGAGGACAATGTG CTTTTGGTGAGTGAAAAAGCTGATGCTGTGGAAAAAGGGGAAGGCGGGGAGGAAGAAGTTGGCATTGACGACGAGTTGCCGATGACCAGCTTCCCTCCAGTGGAGATTGAGAAGGATAATGGTGGTCATGTTGATATGGGTCTTCCTGCTACAAGAAGTTCTAGTAGTTCTGGCAGTGATTCATCAAGTG ATTCTGATTCTGGGAGCTCTTCGGGGAGTGATTCTGATGCCGATGATGCACAATCACGGGGACTCGAGTCCAAGAAGTTTTCAGAGACCAGTGGGGAACTTGAGTCCAGGGCATTTTCACAGACTGGAGGTGTTTGA